The following is a genomic window from Vicinamibacterales bacterium.
GTTCATCTCCGGCGCGTCGGGTTTGAGGAGCCATCGATCGAAGGAGGGAATTGCCGCCTGGCCCGCCACGAGCGTCGTGGCCATCGTGCACGTCCACCACAGCAACAGGCCGTAAATCATGGTGGCAGATGATCGCATGGATGCCCTCCAGGGGGCTGGAGTTCGTGACGGGAGATGTTGGATTCGCTCAGCGCGCAATCGTCACGGGCACGGTGACCTTCACCGCCCGGCCAGGCAGGCACATCTTGCCGTCACACGCCTGGTAGTTGACCTCGATCGTGAGCGTCGCCGCGCCCGCGCCGGCCTCCGGCAGCACCTTCACGGGCAGCCGGAAGGTCACCGGTAGGTCGTAGTAGCCCGCCACCTGGTTGAAGGTCTCATCGAACTCCCGCTGGGGCTCCGGTGCCCGAAGTTTGCCGGCCTGCGTGAACGGCTGGCCACCAGCGAGCGCGAGGCGAAGCGGACGCGGTCCGTCCTTCACCTCCTCGGTCGAGTACACGTGCCAGCCCTCACGGATGGCGGCGCTGATCGCGACGGTGAACGAGCTTCCCGGCGGGTAGGACCGAGCGACCGGCTCGAGCTTCGCCGACCAGTCGACGGCCATCGGCGCGACACTCTGGGCGCCCGCTGTCGAGCCGACGGCCAGGACGCCGATGATCGCGAGAAGTAGAGTGGAGGTGCGCATCACCATGGTTTCATGGTAGCAGCTTGTCAGAACCACTGTCGTCGCTTGAACCAGACGATCATCGTCACGGCCGTGACAGCGCAGATGGTCCAGAAGAAGGGGTAGCCCCAGATCCACTCAATCTCAGGGAAGTGCTTGAAGTTCATCCCATAGACGCCGGCCAGGAACGTCAATGGGATGAAGATCGTGCCGATGATCGTCAGCACCTTCATGACCTCGTTCAGTCGCTGGCTCATCGCGGTCATGTAGGTTTCGGTCAGCCCCGTGGCCACCTCCCGGTAGGTTTCCACGATGTCGATGATCTGCACCGTGTGGTCGTAGATGTCCCGCATGTAGGTGCGCGTGGCGTCGCTCAGGCAATCGTGCGGCTCCCGCTGCAGCCCGGCGATGACCTCGCGCATTGGCCAGACGGCGCGCCGGAGCAGGAGCAGTTCCCGCTTCAATTGGTGGATCTCCTGGATGATCGCCGGCGTCGGCTGCTCCAGAACGGCCGCTTCGACATCCTCGAGCCGATCGCCGTACACCTCGAGCAACGGAAAGCAGCTGTCCACGATCGCATCGAGCAGCGAGTGCAGCAGGAAACCCGCATCGTTGTTCCGCAGCCGTGAACCGGCCACCTGCAAACGCTGCCGGAGCGCGTCCCACACGTCGCCTGGGCTTTCCTGGAACGTCAGCACGGTGTGGTGACCGAGGAAGATGCTGATCTGTTCCGAGCGCAGGTGCCCGTTCGGCATGTCGAGCATGCGGACGATGATGAACAGGCGGGCCTGGTAGCGTCCCTCGTCGCGGTACTGCTCGACCTTCGGTCGGTGTGTGACGTGCAGGACGTCCTCGACTGCCAGCGGATGGAGGTTGTACTTCTCCGCGAGCGACCGGATGACCTTCATGTCGGTGAGGCCGTCGACGTTGATCCACCGGACCGCCGCCCACTCGGGCCGGTGCGCGGCCAGGAACTTGTCGAGGTCCTTGACCTCGGCGGCCGACGCCTGGGCAGGGCCGTAGTCGATGCAGGAAATCGCCACCGATTCAGCCGTGCTCGGCATTCGGGCCAGGTCGTCGAGATCGATCCCCGCCACGGCGCCGGGCTTGGACCGCTTGAGCAGTCGCGGCACGCTCGCGCGCGACCGTTTGCGGCCATGGTGGTCCGATCGGCGGCGACCGCCTGTCGATTCGACGGGTGCGTGGTCTGGTTGCGCGGTGGCAACCGCCTGGCTGTCGGGCTGTTTGGCGGAAGTGGACATGTGGCGACCTTTGGCTCGGTAGTATACGGCGAACCGAGGCGGAAGGCCGCCGGTCTCGTTCATCGGGCCACAATGCCGACCATGCCACCTCGTGCCGCCCGTACTGCTTCCGTCCTGCTCCGCACGGCCGAGGACAAGCACGGAGCCGAACTCGGGTTACCCGATCGGCGAGGAGATGATGCTGGCCGACATCCGCGTGATGAAGCGGTTCAACATCAACGCGGTACGGACGTCTCACTATCCTGACGAGCCCCGCTGGTACGAACTGTGTGACGAGTACGGACCGTACGTGGTGGACGAAGCGAACATCGAGTCGCACGGCATCAGTGTCGATGCCGCCTACGTCCCGATGGACGCGCAGCGGCCGAACCTGCTCGAAAACCACGCGCGGATCAAGCCGGATCGACCGCTGATCCGGTACAAATACGCCCATGCGATGGGCAACAGCGTGGGCAACCTGCAGGATTACTGGGATGTGATCGAGCGGAACCCGCAACTCAAAGGCGGGTTCATCTGGGATTGGGCGGACCAGGGCATTTGGCGGACGGCAGAGGACGGACGGCGCTTCTTCACGTGCGGGACCCTGGATCGACCGCAGGGCCCGCGCGGACTCCGGTCGAGATCGTCAAGGCGGCAGCCGGCGTGCAGTGGACGAAATAGTGGTCCGGCAGGCGAGGAGGCCAGTGACGGGACCGGCTCCTCGAGAGCAGTTCCCTCAGTCTCTTGGATAGTCCTCGCGGCTCGGCGAAACCCTGAACGGATGGGTGGTGACGCGCTCCGGCCTCTCGGCTTGCGCGTTGAGCGCAGGGTCGAGGTAGTCGGGTCGGAGTTCCAGCGCCCGCGCAAAGAGTTGCCGGGCGCGGTCCGGCTGTCCCTGCCGAAACCTGGCCACTCCGAGGTTGTTGGCGCCTTCCGCGGTCGGCCGGCGCCGCTCGGCCGCCGCGAGACGGTCGGCGGCCTCCGCGAGATCGCCCCGCAGCAGAGCAACGGTGCCGGCGTGGAAGTCCAGGCGCCAGCCTTCTGGGAACGGGTACGGGCCTTCTGGTTCCACGACCGCGTCGGCCGGCACCGCCCCCGCGTCGAGCTCCCGCAACCAATCGGTCGCCGCGGCGAACTCGTCGCGAAACAATGAGATCGACAGGTGACCCCATATCGTCGTGCGTCGGTCGTACCCGGCCCGCGCATACAGCCGATCGATGACGCCGGCATCGTGCTTGGCCAGGCTGTACCTCAGCATCCGCCGCTGATTGTCGAGCCACCGGGAGAGGCTGTGCGGGTAGGTGTACAGGCGATAGCCGATGTCGGGCGCGAGGGAATACTCGCCGCCGGCTGCGATCCCGCGGAGGAGCAGATCGAAGTCCTCACCGCCGTGCATGGCCACGTCGTAACCAATCGAGCGCGCCCAGGCTGTCCTGAACGCCACGGGCCCCACGATTGGCAGGTAGTTGCGCTCGAACAGCCGCGCGGCCACGCGCCGGCCCATCATGAATGGTGGCACCGGCGCAGCCCGCACGAACGCGCCAGTCGCGCCGTCGCGCACCTCGGCGCCGTCGACGGCAAGGTCGGTCCCCTCGGCGCGCATCGCACCAACCAACTGGTCCGCACGACCCGGCAGGCACTCGTCGTCGGCATCCAGCCACACGGCGAACTCGGTGTCCACGGCTTCGAGCGCGATCTGGCGCGCATGTCCCAGCGTTCGGTGCTGGTCGACGTTCCTCACGCGGAGACTGCCGCCCGCGGCACCCACCGCCTTCTCAATTGTCCGGTCCTCCGACCCATCGTCGACGAGCAGCAGCGCGCAGCCCTCCTGCGCGCGCGCGGACCGGACCGCTCGCTCGATGGTGGCTTCCGCGTTTCTCGCGACGATGGCGACGGTGGTGTCGAACATCGGGTCTCCGGGAGATCGAACTCCGTCAGACGCCGTATATCCGTTCGATTCGGTGCGGCGGCAGGACCTCCAGCAACTCCGCGTAGATCTCCGCCTCATACGCCTTCGAAGAGACGATCACGCGGTCGACTGTTGAGAAATCGAACGTGCATTTCTGAACGATCGGGATACCTCGCATCTGCTCGCCCTGGGTCGGTCGCTGATCGACGATCGCGATCACGTTCAATCGCTTCAGGTCGTCGCCCACAATCTCGAGCAACTGCTCCGTGTGAAGGCCGCCCGCGTAGATGGCCACCGGACTGGACGGGCCGAACGCTTCGCACCACTGCGCCCACTTTCGCCTGAACAGCATCACTCGATCCCGATGGTGGACATTCTCGTCGTCGATGACGTCGAACATCTGGCGTGCCGTCGCGCGGTAGTGAGCGACCCGCTCCGCGAACGCGTCTCGCGCGGCGTCGTCGATGATGCGAATCGTCTCTCCCCGTCCGCTCCTGAAGACGTGGTCGATGCGTCCATCGAGCAGCGCGTCCCGATACGCGCGGATGTCAGACGTGTACCGCCGCGCCTCGAGCATGATGTAGCGACGCCTCGAGATCGTGAGATTATCGAGATTCTCCCGCACCCCCGTCGCCATCACCGGCAGATATGAGGCCAGGTACCCGCGGGTGTGGAAGTTGAACAGGCACTTCATGTGCGGGCCGAACCTGGCGAAGTCGTCGTCACCAAGTGGGTCCGAGAGCGAGCCAGGGGTCGGCGCTCGCCCCGGGAACGGCGGGTAGCACTCCAGGTACGGGGACCGCCGCACGCAGTACGTGACTTCCGACGCGTGCATGAACGTGGCGAGCCAGTACGCGAAGTAGTCGAACTTGCCCGGCGGCGGGCTCTCGGTCCAACTCGGATGGAGCGGAGCGATCAGGGCTCCATCCGGTCGCATTCTCATCACGTTTCCGTGCACCATCGACACGTCTGGATCCCGCTCCAGCACCTCCACGCACTGCTCGAACCAAGTCGGCGACAGGTAGCAGTCCGAGACCGGAAGGCACATCACGTAGGTGCCCGTCGCGCGTCGCATCGCCTTGTAGAATCCGTCGCCGGGCCCCTCGTCCGGCTCCGAGATCCACTTGAGGCGTGGTTCGCGCTCGTAGGTCCGTAGGATGTCCAGCGTCCCGTCGGTCGAGGCACCGTCCACGAGGGCGATCTCGAAGTCCTCGAACGTCTGCGCAAGGATCGAGTCGAGCGTGTCGGCGAGGTACCGGGCCTCGTTCCGGCACGTGGTGTAGACGGAGAGGGTTGGATGCGGCGCGCGGTCGTTCACGACGACCACCCTGACAGATCGATGAGCTTCGCCTGGCAACCCTGCTGCTTGAGCCGCGCCGCGATTTCCTTGTGGTAGACGGGGCTCCCGATGATTACGAACGGAGCCGACGACAACCGGGGTATGACATCGGCATCGCAGAGCAGCGGCAGCCCCATGAACTCGGTCCGAGCCTTCTTCTGGTCGAGAATCGAACGCATCTCGAGGACCGCCACCGGTGGCTGAAGTCTGGCGTCGGTGATGAACCGGCAGAGCCGCCGCGAGTACTCGCCGGTGCCGTAGATGTAGTACTCGGTCTGGTTACGCCGGGTGTAGGCCGTGAGTGCCCTCATCTGGCGCCTCAAGTCCAGATTCGTCGCAACCGACGCCAGGTACTGGCGAGACAGCCACGACAGCACCCGGTCCACGCGCGCCGCGAGCCTTGGCGCGCGGTAGTCGAGGTAGTACACCAAGCCGGCTATCCTCGTCCCGCGTGCGGCATCCCTCCCGCCACCTGCGTAGACACCATACCTGAGCTTGCGTGAGTTGTTCCGAATCGCCGTGGCTATCCGGCTAACTCGGTACGGGAACTCGCGCCGGCGGTCCAGCACGGGGTCTCGCACGACGATCATCTGCCGCCGTCTGTCCTCGACGATGGTCGACTCCGGGAGACCGCGGCGTCCCGCCCAGATATTGGCCAGCAAGAGCATCGCGCGGCGCTTGGCTTCGGTCTGGACCCGGTGGGACCAGAGGACGAGCGACTCGCGGATGTGCCCGTGCACGCGCCGGCGCCGTGCATCGCCCTCGAGCCCGAGGCTCGCACCCTCGCCGGAGAACCGCAGGAACGGTTCAGGGATGTCGCGATTCTCCTCGTTGACGTCGAAGGGATCGCTCGTGTTCAGATAGAACGCGACGCATTGCTGGAAGGAATCCGGGCCGAGGCACGGATTCCAATCACCGACGATGGCGAGCCAGCGCGTCGTGTAGAACGCGAGACTGTCTGGCGCACAGCCGCATTCCCAGACGTCCGTGTAGTTGCGATACCGGAACCGCGACGCGCGAATCCGGAAAATGTGGTCGTCGTAGTAGCCGACGTACTTCCGCAGGACGTCGTCCCACCCCTGCGTGAGGAACCTGAACTCGTCGCTGCTGTTGAACACGAAGTACGCGGTTGGCGCCGTCATCGGCAGCAGCAGGTTCAGCGGCTTCCACAGGTCGAAGAAACTCCTGACGATGTCGGTCTTCAGGTAGCGAATGCGCAGGGCCCGACACGCGGCTTCCTCGACCACGGCCCGCTCCATCGCCTTATCGCCCTCATCGATGTGGACCAGGACCTCGACGGCCGATGGGCAGGATGCCGTCTCTTCGACGCTGGACAGGAAATCGCGGAAATGATCCGGTCGGTTCGAATTGAGCTGGATCGAGACGAATACCTCGCCGAGCGGATCACCCTGTGTAGTCATGGACAGGTCCCGGGTCGATCAGACGAGGTGCTGGATGTCGGCGAAGTGCGCCTGGGCATCCGCCAGCGCGGCGGCCGGGAAGTGCTTCGGGTAGACGACGGGCATTCCGCGGAGCACGATCGGCCGCCACGCGGTGCCGTCCTTCTGCATCGCCCAGAATCCAGCCCAGACGGAGACCCGACCGAATACTTCCGCCACGGCAGCGGTCACACCGGGATGATAGCTGTGGCCCGTCTCCGGATCGGTGGCGAGGTCGCGCTCGCGGTTCGCATGGACGTGCGCCGCATCGCACTCGTCGAGTTGCCGGTTGAGGTCGTCGCCGCAGATGATGCCGCCGTCGCGGACCAGCCGGAGGGTGGCCGTCAGGTCGGCGCGGACCGACGAATATGCGTGGTTCGCATCGACGAACGCAATGTCGTACTGCGCATCGCGCAACTGCGGCAGCACGTGCTCGCTCAGCCCCCGTACGTGCTGCGCCGCGATTCCCGGCGGCAACGTGGTCATGTTGTGCACGAAGATCTCGTAGGCCACGTCCGACGCGAGCATCGCGTCCATGGCCACGGCGTAGTCGGCCTTCGCGTCCGGTGTCTCGGTGAAGAACGGCGTCCAGGCATCCACGCACGTCAACGAGCCGCGCCCCGCGCAGTACGTGGAGATTCCCTGCGCCCACGAGAGCGCGGACGCGCCGCACCACGAGCCGACCTCGAGCACGCTCAGCGCGTCACGGCCGCACCGCTCCTTCAGGTACCACGTCGTCCCAATCATGAACAGGTGCCGGACCGGGGCGCCGAGGATCGCCCGGTCGATGTGGAGGATGGGGCGGCCGGGATGGAGCGCGGAGAGAAGGCTGCGACAGGACATCAGGCTTCCTCGTGGGGCGGGGACCGGCCTTACGGGCTCAGGCCGGGACGGCCGCCTTTCGCTGCTCGAGGATCTTCCGCCGGAGCGTGATCCGGGTCATCCCCTCGATGTGTTCTCGCACGTCTGCGCCGAATCGCCGCTCGATCATCGCCAGGTACCTCGGGTTCGCGAAGTACGCGGTGAACGCGTAGTCACGGAACTCCAGCACCTGGGCGGCGGTCAGGTGCTCGGTCGGCAGCGGCAGGAATTCGTAGCCCTGCTGGGCGTAGCCAACCCAGGTGTCCGGCAGCCTGGTCCCCTTCTCGAGGGCCTCCGCGTACAGGTCCGATCCCGGCGGCGCCATGGTACAGAAGAAACTGGGAAACGCACAGTTCAATTCGAGTGCGAACGAGAGTGTGTCCTGCATGCTCTCGTAGTCCTCGCCCGGCAGGCCGAACATGAAGTTGGCGCAGAGGTCGATGCCCGCGTCATGGATCTTCCCCACGACCGACCGAATCACGTCCTTGTCGTAGCGGCCCTTCTTCACCGCGGCCAGGGACTTCAGGCTGCTCGACTCGATCCCGAGCTTGAACCAGTTGAACCCGGCCTTCTTGAGCAGCGCCAGGTGCTCGGCGCTCATGCGCTCGACCGCGTCCACCCTCGCGAACGCGCAGAAATTGAGCCTGTACTCGCGCGTCAGGAGCGCTTCGACGATCGGCAGGTAGTGCTTCTCGTTGAAGACGAAGAGTTCGTCGATCAGGTTGATGTTCCGGACGCCGTGCTCGCGCGCCAGCGTATCGAGCTGCCGCATCACCCAGTCGGTGGACCAGTACCTGATCTTCCGCTCTCCATACGTCGAGTGGATGGCGCAGAAAGAGCATCGATATGGGCAGCCCAAGCTGGTGTAGAGCGATGCGTAGTGTTCGCGCGACTGGAGATCCTGGAGGCACATCCAGTTGAACGCCCGATACCGGGCCTTTGTCCAGGGAATCAGGTCCCACGCGACGTCGGAGAGTTCCCCTGTCAGATCGCGCACGTTCTTCGCCCGCGACATCGGGGCAAGCGGCTTCCCGTCGCGCCGCTGCCACAGCCCGGGAATGTCGTCGAGCGGCTCGCCGCGGACCAGCGCCAGCAAGGTGTGGAACCCTTCGCCCTGAACGACGAAATCGCACACTGACTCCTCGATGGTGCGCGCCGGCAGCGCCGAGGGATGCCAGCCGCTGAGCACCACGGTCCGATGTGGCTCGAGCGCCTTGATGGCCCTGCACTGTTGCTCGACGGCGACCATGATCGGGCTGCAGGT
Proteins encoded in this region:
- a CDS encoding protein-disulfide reductase DsbD N-terminal domain-containing protein; translated protein: MVMRTSTLLLAIIGVLAVGSTAGAQSVAPMAVDWSAKLEPVARSYPPGSSFTVAISAAIREGWHVYSTEEVKDGPRPLRLALAGGQPFTQAGKLRAPEPQREFDETFNQVAGYYDLPVTFRLPVKVLPEAGAGAATLTIEVNYQACDGKMCLPGRAVKVTVPVTIAR
- a CDS encoding radical SAM protein yields the protein MDNRLDILLVNVGSKTTIYQDLSRDYSACEPPFWAALTAGYLRKQGIAVDILDAHGLNLSFDETARIIAQRDPRLVGIVVYSQQANTCSPIMVAVEQQCRAIKALEPHRTVVLSGWHPSALPARTIEESVCDFVVQGEGFHTLLALVRGEPLDDIPGLWQRRDGKPLAPMSRAKNVRDLTGELSDVAWDLIPWTKARYRAFNWMCLQDLQSREHYASLYTSLGCPYRCSFCAIHSTYGERKIRYWSTDWVMRQLDTLAREHGVRNINLIDELFVFNEKHYLPIVEALLTREYRLNFCAFARVDAVERMSAEHLALLKKAGFNWFKLGIESSSLKSLAAVKKGRYDKDVIRSVVGKIHDAGIDLCANFMFGLPGEDYESMQDTLSFALELNCAFPSFFCTMAPPGSDLYAEALEKGTRLPDTWVGYAQQGYEFLPLPTEHLTAAQVLEFRDYAFTAYFANPRYLAMIERRFGADVREHIEGMTRITLRRKILEQRKAAVPA
- a CDS encoding glycosyltransferase — encoded protein: MFDTTVAIVARNAEATIERAVRSARAQEGCALLLVDDGSEDRTIEKAVGAAGGSLRVRNVDQHRTLGHARQIALEAVDTEFAVWLDADDECLPGRADQLVGAMRAEGTDLAVDGAEVRDGATGAFVRAAPVPPFMMGRRVAARLFERNYLPIVGPVAFRTAWARSIGYDVAMHGGEDFDLLLRGIAAGGEYSLAPDIGYRLYTYPHSLSRWLDNQRRMLRYSLAKHDAGVIDRLYARAGYDRRTTIWGHLSISLFRDEFAAATDWLRELDAGAVPADAVVEPEGPYPFPEGWRLDFHAGTVALLRGDLAEAADRLAAAERRRPTAEGANNLGVARFRQGQPDRARQLFARALELRPDYLDPALNAQAERPERVTTHPFRVSPSREDYPRD
- a CDS encoding glycosyltransferase, producing MNDRAPHPTLSVYTTCRNEARYLADTLDSILAQTFEDFEIALVDGASTDGTLDILRTYEREPRLKWISEPDEGPGDGFYKAMRRATGTYVMCLPVSDCYLSPTWFEQCVEVLERDPDVSMVHGNVMRMRPDGALIAPLHPSWTESPPPGKFDYFAYWLATFMHASEVTYCVRRSPYLECYPPFPGRAPTPGSLSDPLGDDDFARFGPHMKCLFNFHTRGYLASYLPVMATGVRENLDNLTISRRRYIMLEARRYTSDIRAYRDALLDGRIDHVFRSGRGETIRIIDDAARDAFAERVAHYRATARQMFDVIDDENVHHRDRVMLFRRKWAQWCEAFGPSSPVAIYAGGLHTEQLLEIVGDDLKRLNVIAIVDQRPTQGEQMRGIPIVQKCTFDFSTVDRVIVSSKAYEAEIYAELLEVLPPHRIERIYGV
- the corA gene encoding magnesium/cobalt transporter CorA, which translates into the protein MSTSAKQPDSQAVATAQPDHAPVESTGGRRRSDHHGRKRSRASVPRLLKRSKPGAVAGIDLDDLARMPSTAESVAISCIDYGPAQASAAEVKDLDKFLAAHRPEWAAVRWINVDGLTDMKVIRSLAEKYNLHPLAVEDVLHVTHRPKVEQYRDEGRYQARLFIIVRMLDMPNGHLRSEQISIFLGHHTVLTFQESPGDVWDALRQRLQVAGSRLRNNDAGFLLHSLLDAIVDSCFPLLEVYGDRLEDVEAAVLEQPTPAIIQEIHQLKRELLLLRRAVWPMREVIAGLQREPHDCLSDATRTYMRDIYDHTVQIIDIVETYREVATGLTETYMTAMSQRLNEVMKVLTIIGTIFIPLTFLAGVYGMNFKHFPEIEWIWGYPFFWTICAVTAVTMIVWFKRRQWF
- a CDS encoding class I SAM-dependent methyltransferase, whose product is MSCRSLLSALHPGRPILHIDRAILGAPVRHLFMIGTTWYLKERCGRDALSVLEVGSWCGASALSWAQGISTYCAGRGSLTCVDAWTPFFTETPDAKADYAVAMDAMLASDVAYEIFVHNMTTLPPGIAAQHVRGLSEHVLPQLRDAQYDIAFVDANHAYSSVRADLTATLRLVRDGGIICGDDLNRQLDECDAAHVHANRERDLATDPETGHSYHPGVTAAVAEVFGRVSVWAGFWAMQKDGTAWRPIVLRGMPVVYPKHFPAAALADAQAHFADIQHLV